Proteins co-encoded in one Callospermophilus lateralis isolate mCalLat2 chromosome 2, mCalLat2.hap1, whole genome shotgun sequence genomic window:
- the LOC143391725 gene encoding olfactory receptor 5D18-like, which yields MSSVIPNNRNMVLTDRNKSRATFTLLGFSDYPELQVPLFLVFLAIYSVTVVGNIGMIAIIKINPKLHTPMYFFLSHLSFVDFCYSSTVAPNMLVNLVAKDRSISFSGCVVQFFFFCTFVVTDSFLLAVMAYDRFVAICNPLLYTVAMSQKLCAVLVAGSHAWGVACSLILTCSALQLSFHGSNTIDHFFCEFSSLLSLSCSDPHTNYLLLFIFATFNEVSTLLIILTSYLFIVVTILRMRSASGRRKAFSTCASHLTTISIFHGTILFLYCVPNSKNSRHTVKVASVFYTVVIPMLNPLIYSLRNKDVKDTVSKVLGSKVSSF from the exons ATGAGTTCAGTG ATTCCAAACAACAGAAACATGGTTCTGACAGACAGAAATAAGAGTCGGGCCACCTTTACTCTCTTGGGCTTCTCAGATTATCCAGAACTGCAGGTCCCACTCTTCTTGGTTTTCCTGGCTATCTACAGCGTCACGGTGGTAGGGAACATTGGGATGATTGCCATAATCAAAATTAATCCCAAACttcacacccccatgtacttttTCCTCAGTCATCTCTCTTTTGTAGATTTCTGCTATTCCTCCACTGTTGCTCCAAATATGCTGGTGAACCTTGTTGCAAAAGACAGAAGCATCTCCTTTTCAGGATGTGtggttcaattttttttcttttgtaccttTGTGGTAACTGATTCCTTTCTGCTAGCagtgatggcctatgaccgctttGTGGCCATCTGCAACCCTCTGCTCTACACAGTGGCCATGTCCCAGAAACTCTGTGCTGTGCTGGTGGCGGGATCCCATGCATGGGGGGTGGCCTGTTCCCTGATACTAACGTGCTCTGCTCTGCAGCTGTCTTTCCATGGCTCCAACACCATTGACCACTTCTTCTGTGAGTTCTCCTCCCTGCTCTCCCTCTCATGCTCAGATCCCCACACCAACTATTTGCTGCTCTTCATTTTTGCCACATTTAATGAAGTCAGCACACTGCTCATCATCCTCACGTCTTACTTGTTCATAGTTGTCACAATCCTCAGGATGCGATCAGCCAGTGGGCGTCGCaaggccttctccacctgtgcCTCTCACCTGACCACCATCTCCATCTTCCACGGCACCATCCTGTTCCTCTACTGTGTGCCCAACTCCAAGAACTCCAGGCACACGGTCAAAGTGGCCTCTGTGTTTTACACAGTGGTGATCCCCATGTTGAACCCCCTGATCTACAGTCTGAGAAATAAGGATGTCAAGGACACGGTCAGCAAAGTATTGGGTAGTAAAGTCTCTTCTTTTTGA
- the LOC143391726 gene encoding olfactory receptor 5D18-like — protein sequence MVLSDGNKSGVMFTFLGFSDYPQLQVPLFLVFLDIYSVTVVGNIGMIAIIKINPKLHTPMYFFLSHLSFVDFCYSSTIAPKMLVNLVATDRSISFSECIVQYSFFCTFVVTEAFLLAVMAYDRFVAICNPLLYTVAMSQKLCAVLVAGSYAWGVACSLILTCSALQLSFHGSNTIDHFFCEFSSLLSLSCSDPHTNYLLLFIFATFNGVSTLLIILTSYLFIVITILKMRSVTGRLKAFSTCASHLTAVSIFHGTILFLYCVPNSKNSRHTVKVASVFYTVVIPMLNPLIYSLRNKDVKDTVSKLFCGKVSSF from the coding sequence ATGGTACTCTCAGATGGAAATAAAAGTGGGGTCATGTTCACCTTCTTAGGCTTCTCAGATTACCCACAACTGCAAGTGCCCCTCTTCTTAGTTTTTCTGGATATCTACAGTGTCACAGTGGTAGGGAACATTGGGATGATTGCCATAATCAAAATTAATCCCAAACttcacacccccatgtacttttTCCTCAGCCACCTCTCTTTTGTGGATTTCTGCTATTCCTCCACCATTGCTCCCAAGATGCTTGTGAACCTAGTTGCAACAGACAGAAGCATCTCTTTTTCAGAATGTATAGTACAATACTCTTTCTTTTGTACCTTCGTGGTAACTGAAGCTTTTCTGCTAGCAGTGATGGCCTATGATCGCTTTGTGGCCATCTGCAACCCTCTGCTCTACACAGTGGCCATGTCCCAGAAACTCTGTGCTGTGCTGGTGGCAGGATCCTATGCATGGGGGGTGGCCTGTTCCCTGATACTAACGTGCTCTGCTCTGCAGCTGTCTTTCCATGGCTCCAACACCATTGACCACTTCTTCTGTGAGTTCTCCTCCCTGCTCTCCCTCTCATGCTCAGATCCCCACACCAACTATTTGCTGCTCTTCATTTTTGCCACTTTCAATGGAGTCAGCACACTGCTCATCATCCTCACGTCTTACTTGTTCATAGTCATTACCATCCTCAAGATGCGATCAGTCACTGGGCGACTCaaggccttctccacctgtgcCTCTCACCTGACAGCCGTCTCCATCTTCCATGGCACCATCCTGTTCCTCTACTGTGTGCCCAACTCCAAGAACTCCAGGCACACGGTCAAAGTGGCCTCTGTGTTTTACACAGTGGTGATCCCCATGTTGAACCCCCTCATCTACAGTCTGAGAAAT